A genomic stretch from Desulfovibrio sp. TomC includes:
- a CDS encoding NifB/NifX family molybdenum-iron cluster-binding protein, translated as MPPTPHDRMPPRCHRICLACHGGRLASLLETASAFRCYRLEAGLLSAEAVWGMPADGLPGLAALLAQTGVALLVCGGATCCCLAPFARYGIAVAPWIAGDVPTVIAALAQNRLETLLAPGASPGRRQPGRQGRFPGRPGCGVIPTEYEPS; from the coding sequence ATGCCCCCTACGCCCCATGACCGAATGCCCCCCCGATGCCACAGGATCTGCCTGGCCTGCCATGGCGGGCGATTGGCCTCCCTGCTGGAAACGGCTTCGGCCTTTCGCTGTTACCGTCTTGAGGCTGGTCTCCTGTCGGCCGAGGCCGTCTGGGGCATGCCGGCCGACGGACTGCCCGGACTGGCTGCATTGCTGGCCCAGACCGGCGTGGCCCTGCTTGTGTGCGGCGGGGCCACCTGCTGCTGCCTCGCCCCGTTTGCCCGGTACGGCATCGCCGTAGCCCCCTGGATTGCCGGAGATGTGCCCACGGTCATCGCCGCCTTGGCCCAAAACCGCCTCGAAACCCTGCTCGCCCCGGGAGCCAGCCCCGGCCGCCGCCAACCCGGCCGCCAGGGCCGGTTCCCGGGGCGGCCCGGGTGCGGGGTCATCCCTACGGAGTACGAACCATCATGA
- a CDS encoding nucleotide-binding protein, translated as MLVAIASGKGGTGKTTISAALATVWSEALMRPLTVVDLDVEEPNLHLFLRPVIRRASAASLEIPVVDATAPCSDCGACRELCQFGAVTVMAGKPLVFPEMCHGCGGCLAVCPSGAIKAGTRELGHIEEGASGTTDFLAGRLRIGESQSPPLIRAVLRRLAAVADPAGDVLLDAPPGVSCPAMTSVSAADAIVLVAEPTPFGLHDFLLAVEAFSPLGKPMAVVVNRSSDGTPQLLDLCREHKLPVLATIADDRAVAETYARGGLLPDVGAHYRAICHELARSIAAFARGGNHA; from the coding sequence ATGCTCGTTGCCATTGCCAGCGGCAAGGGCGGCACCGGCAAGACCACCATCTCGGCAGCCTTGGCTACGGTGTGGAGCGAGGCCTTGATGCGGCCCCTGACCGTGGTTGATCTGGATGTGGAAGAACCCAACCTGCACCTCTTCCTGCGCCCGGTCATCCGCCGGGCCAGTGCGGCCAGCCTGGAAATCCCGGTGGTGGACGCGACCGCGCCCTGCTCGGACTGCGGGGCCTGCCGGGAGCTGTGCCAGTTCGGGGCAGTGACGGTCATGGCCGGCAAGCCGTTGGTCTTCCCGGAGATGTGCCACGGCTGCGGCGGCTGTCTGGCCGTGTGCCCGTCCGGAGCCATCAAGGCCGGGACGCGGGAACTGGGCCATATCGAGGAAGGGGCCAGCGGCACGACCGACTTTCTGGCCGGACGCCTGCGCATTGGCGAGTCCCAAAGCCCGCCGCTGATCCGGGCCGTGCTGCGCCGTCTGGCCGCAGTGGCCGACCCGGCCGGCGACGTCCTCCTGGACGCCCCGCCCGGGGTGAGTTGTCCGGCCATGACCAGCGTGTCCGCCGCCGACGCCATCGTACTGGTGGCCGAACCCACGCCCTTTGGCCTCCACGACTTCCTGCTGGCGGTGGAGGCCTTTTCGCCCCTGGGCAAGCCCATGGCCGTGGTGGTCAATCGCTCAAGCGACGGCACGCCCCAGCTTCTGGACCTGTGCCGGGAGCACAAGCTGCCGGTGCTGGCCACCATTGCCGACGACCGGGCCGTGGCCGAGACCTACGCCCGGGGCGGACTCCTCCCCGACGTCGGGGCGCATTACCGGGCCATCTGCCACGAACTGGCCCGCTCCATTGCGGCCTTTGCCAGGGGGGGCAACCATGCGTGA
- a CDS encoding ABC transporter ATP-binding protein produces the protein MLTLRNIDIHYGRVHAVRRVSLHVAPGEIVALIGANGAGKTTLLSAISGVMRVSGGDIEFDGRSIASEKPERIVRLGLSHVPERRLVFGPMSVEDNLLLGAYTKFRRREVAADLEEIYAMFPVLLDRKGQQAAALSGGEQQMLAIGRALMARPRCLLLDEPGMGLAPQICKEIFRHVATLRRDKGLTVLLVEQNAKSALAVADRGYVLETGRVLLSGTSEELLANHDVRRAYLGREKEN, from the coding sequence ATGCTGACCCTGCGTAACATCGATATACACTATGGCCGGGTGCACGCGGTGCGCCGGGTGTCGCTCCATGTCGCCCCGGGCGAGATCGTGGCCCTGATCGGGGCCAACGGCGCGGGCAAGACCACGCTGCTCTCGGCCATTTCCGGCGTCATGCGCGTCTCCGGCGGCGACATCGAGTTTGACGGCCGCTCCATCGCCAGCGAAAAGCCCGAACGCATCGTCCGCCTGGGGCTGTCCCATGTGCCGGAGCGGCGCTTGGTCTTTGGCCCCATGTCGGTGGAGGACAATCTGCTCCTTGGGGCCTATACGAAATTTCGCCGCCGCGAGGTGGCGGCCGATCTGGAAGAGATTTACGCCATGTTTCCGGTGCTGCTCGACCGCAAAGGCCAGCAGGCGGCGGCGCTGTCCGGCGGCGAGCAGCAGATGCTGGCCATTGGCCGGGCGCTCATGGCCCGGCCGCGCTGTCTGCTTCTGGACGAACCCGGCATGGGCCTTGCCCCCCAGATCTGCAAGGAAATCTTCCGCCACGTGGCCACGCTTCGCCGCGACAAGGGGCTGACCGTCCTTTTGGTCGAGCAAAACGCCAAGAGCGCCCTGGCCGTGGCCGACCGGGGCTATGTGCTGGAGACGGGCCGGGTGCTCCTCTCCGGCACGTCCGAAGAATTGCTCGCCAACCACGACGTCCGCCGTGCCTATTTGGGGCGAGAGAAAGAGAATTAA
- a CDS encoding Mrp/NBP35 family ATP-binding protein codes for MNEQGLRDLNEAIAPPPKSTGLDKVAAVIVVLSGKGGVGKSTVSANLAAGLAMEGLKTGLLDVDVHGPSIPRLLKLTGYHPEISEKGMLPVEWHWNLGVMSIGFLLPGKDDAVIWRGPAKAGVIAQLAEQVNWGERDVLVVDCPPGTGDEPLSVLQIFGPKAMALIVTSPQDVAVDDVRRSVTFCRQMGNPILGIVENLSGFACPDCGSVHHIFSTGGGERLAEEVQVPFLGRIPIDPEVARSGDDGDVYLAVAGKSPAALAFKDIIAAAVQAVGGKKETADAD; via the coding sequence ATGAATGAGCAAGGCCTTCGCGACTTGAATGAAGCAATCGCCCCTCCCCCCAAATCCACCGGACTCGACAAGGTGGCTGCCGTCATCGTCGTCCTGTCCGGCAAAGGCGGCGTGGGCAAATCCACGGTTTCGGCCAATCTGGCCGCCGGACTGGCCATGGAAGGCCTCAAAACCGGGCTCCTGGACGTCGATGTCCACGGTCCGAGCATCCCGCGCCTGTTAAAACTGACCGGCTATCACCCGGAAATATCGGAAAAAGGCATGCTGCCCGTGGAGTGGCATTGGAATCTCGGCGTCATGTCCATCGGCTTTCTGCTGCCGGGCAAAGACGATGCCGTCATCTGGCGCGGACCGGCCAAGGCCGGGGTCATTGCCCAGTTGGCCGAGCAGGTGAACTGGGGCGAGCGCGACGTGCTGGTGGTCGACTGCCCGCCCGGCACCGGCGACGAACCCCTGTCCGTGCTCCAGATTTTCGGCCCCAAGGCCATGGCCCTCATCGTCACTTCGCCCCAGGACGTGGCTGTGGACGACGTGCGCCGCTCGGTCACCTTCTGCCGCCAGATGGGCAACCCGATCCTCGGCATTGTGGAAAATTTAAGCGGCTTTGCCTGCCCGGACTGCGGCTCGGTGCACCACATCTTCAGCACCGGCGGCGGCGAGCGTCTGGCCGAGGAAGTCCAGGTTCCATTCCTGGGCCGCATCCCCATCGACCCGGAAGTGGCCCGTTCGGGCGACGACGGCGACGTCTATCTGGCTGTGGCCGGCAAAAGCCCGGCCGCCCTGGCCTTCAAGGATATCATCGCCGCCGCCGTTCAGGCCGTGGGAGGGAAAAAGGAGACGGCCGATGCCGACTAG
- a CDS encoding NifB/NifX family molybdenum-iron cluster-binding protein — MSKTIAISSEGPTLDDAVDPRFGRAAGFVIVDGAGATRYIDNGGSQAMAHGAGIEAARRIAEAGATVLLSGVVGPKAASALSAAGVAVVEGLEGLTVGQAVARYRAGQDA; from the coding sequence ATGAGCAAGACAATAGCCATCAGCAGCGAAGGCCCTACCCTGGACGACGCCGTGGACCCGCGTTTTGGCCGGGCCGCCGGCTTTGTCATCGTGGATGGGGCCGGAGCCACCCGCTACATCGACAACGGCGGCTCCCAGGCCATGGCCCACGGAGCCGGCATCGAGGCGGCCCGGCGCATCGCCGAGGCCGGAGCCACGGTGCTGCTCTCCGGCGTGGTCGGCCCCAAGGCGGCCAGCGCCCTGTCTGCGGCCGGCGTGGCCGTGGTCGAGGGCCTGGAAGGGCTGACCGTCGGGCAGGCCGTGGCCCGATACCGGGCCGGCCAGGACGCCTGA
- a CDS encoding M14 family metallopeptidase: MRFILALLLLLLPAATALCGNLDFTLHKLDSGRPGPTILVIGGIQGDEPGGFSAAALLVSHYKIKSGSVWVVPNLNFLSIIRCSRGVYGDMNRKFAELDPKDPEYEAVQKIKAIIRDEQVTAVLHLHDGWGYYSPTFVTEWQCPLRWGQSVIIDQESAETTRFGNLQELAARAVSAANDHLYEPLHAYHVKNTHTKTLDDETAKEMSKTLTYFAIGQGKPAFGIEGSKNLPPAMRSYYHLRVIESFLKSFGVEYERTFELGAPQVAEALQSNVAVSFFDNKVYLDLRNARERLRYIPLKKDSAVEYQPASPLLALVSSDKSLKVYFGNTNVTELDPQFMEFDSSLASVPMEIDGVRREVPFGKVVDVRKGFSVAPSGEYRVNVIGFSKPGLTDEAGVTLTKAELKKEFSVDKAGTVYRVEVYKGEKFCGMILASFAGDAPRMAKSDDALLRKLKKNGEINLGR; this comes from the coding sequence ATGCGTTTCATTCTGGCCTTGTTGCTCCTTTTGCTGCCTGCTGCGACCGCACTGTGCGGCAATCTTGATTTCACCCTGCACAAGCTCGATTCCGGCCGTCCCGGCCCGACCATCCTGGTCATCGGCGGCATCCAGGGCGACGAACCCGGCGGCTTTTCGGCTGCGGCCCTGCTGGTTTCCCACTACAAGATCAAGTCCGGCTCGGTCTGGGTGGTGCCCAATCTCAATTTTTTAAGCATCATCCGCTGTTCGCGCGGGGTCTACGGCGACATGAACCGCAAGTTCGCCGAGCTTGATCCCAAGGACCCGGAATACGAGGCCGTGCAGAAGATCAAGGCCATCATCCGCGATGAGCAGGTGACGGCCGTACTGCATCTGCACGACGGCTGGGGCTATTACAGCCCGACCTTTGTCACCGAGTGGCAGTGTCCGCTGCGTTGGGGCCAGTCGGTCATCATCGACCAGGAGTCGGCCGAGACGACCCGGTTCGGCAATCTGCAGGAGCTGGCCGCGCGGGCCGTGTCCGCCGCCAACGACCATCTGTACGAACCACTGCACGCCTACCACGTCAAAAACACCCACACCAAGACGCTCGATGACGAAACCGCCAAGGAAATGTCCAAAACCCTGACCTATTTCGCCATCGGCCAGGGCAAGCCGGCTTTCGGCATCGAAGGCAGCAAGAATCTGCCGCCGGCCATGCGCTCCTACTACCATCTGCGGGTCATCGAGTCGTTTCTCAAGTCCTTTGGCGTGGAGTATGAGCGCACCTTCGAGCTTGGCGCGCCGCAAGTGGCCGAGGCGCTGCAGAGCAACGTGGCCGTGTCGTTTTTCGACAACAAGGTCTACCTTGATCTGCGCAATGCCCGGGAACGGCTGCGCTATATTCCGCTGAAAAAGGACAGCGCCGTGGAATACCAGCCGGCCAGCCCGCTTCTGGCCCTGGTCTCGTCGGACAAGAGCCTCAAGGTCTATTTTGGCAACACCAACGTCACCGAGCTTGACCCGCAGTTCATGGAGTTCGATTCGTCCCTTGCGTCCGTGCCCATGGAGATTGACGGCGTTCGCCGGGAAGTGCCCTTTGGCAAGGTGGTGGATGTGCGTAAAGGGTTTTCTGTCGCGCCGAGCGGAGAGTACCGGGTCAATGTCATCGGTTTTTCCAAGCCGGGCCTGACCGACGAGGCCGGGGTGACGCTGACCAAGGCCGAACTCAAAAAGGAATTTTCCGTGGACAAGGCCGGCACGGTCTACCGGGTGGAGGTCTACAAGGGCGAGAAATTCTGCGGTATGATCCTGGCGTCGTTTGCGGGTGATGCGCCGCGCATGGCCAAGTCCGACGACGCGCTGCTGCGAAAACTGAAGAAGAACGGCGAAATCAACCTCGGCCGCTGA
- a CDS encoding ATP-binding protein has product MREIVILSGKGGAGKTSVTAAFAALAQNAVLCDLDVDAPDLHILLAPTNTLREAFVAGHLASVHADACDGCGECAGRCRFGAVVQTPEGHYAVNPAHCEGCKVCVALCPRQAIDFTPRTCGLSAVSDTRFGPLVHAQLDPGAENSGRLVALLRSKAKALAKARGLDFIISDGAPGIACPVVSSLSGANLAVLVTEPTPSGTHDLIRVASLCDHFRLPSAVILNKADLNADEAARIGDFCADTGRPVIGRLPYSPDVVRAMTARVTLPEYGGPLANTLADLWQTVAALAAAPSRPQLQPL; this is encoded by the coding sequence ATGCGTGAGATCGTGATCTTAAGCGGCAAGGGCGGAGCCGGCAAAACCTCGGTCACCGCCGCCTTTGCCGCCCTGGCCCAAAACGCCGTCCTGTGCGACCTCGACGTGGACGCCCCGGATCTCCACATCCTGCTTGCGCCAACCAACACCCTGCGCGAGGCCTTCGTGGCCGGCCATCTGGCTTCGGTGCATGCCGACGCCTGCGACGGCTGCGGCGAATGCGCCGGACGCTGCCGCTTCGGGGCCGTGGTCCAGACGCCGGAAGGCCACTACGCCGTCAACCCCGCGCACTGCGAAGGCTGCAAGGTCTGCGTGGCCCTGTGCCCCAGGCAAGCCATCGACTTCACCCCGCGCACCTGCGGCTTGAGCGCCGTGTCCGACACCCGCTTTGGCCCGCTGGTCCATGCCCAACTCGATCCCGGGGCGGAAAATTCCGGCCGGTTGGTGGCGCTGTTGCGCAGCAAGGCCAAGGCCCTGGCCAAGGCCCGGGGCCTGGACTTTATCATCAGCGACGGCGCGCCCGGCATTGCCTGCCCGGTGGTCAGTTCCCTGTCCGGGGCCAATCTGGCCGTGCTGGTCACCGAGCCGACCCCGTCGGGAACCCACGACCTCATCCGGGTAGCCAGTCTGTGCGACCATTTCCGGCTGCCAAGCGCCGTCATCCTCAACAAGGCCGACCTCAATGCCGACGAAGCGGCCCGGATCGGGGATTTCTGCGCCGACACCGGCCGCCCCGTCATCGGACGGCTGCCCTACAGCCCCGATGTAGTCCGGGCCATGACCGCCCGGGTCACCCTGCCCGAATACGGCGGCCCCCTGGCCAACACCCTGGCCGACCTCTGGCAGACCGTCGCCGCCCTGGCTGCCGCCCCATCCCGGCCGCAACTGCAACCCCTCTAA
- a CDS encoding NYN domain-containing protein, with translation MTNRRLWLIDAGYMYRGQSYYNREYSIDYVKLRNKLEAESPIWRAYYLNSVPNPTPDSQVAFYNWMRSAPPQGPKIITKLYELRTSEIGELYCEQCRRKVPITCSHDRTHRLSREQQKGVDVGLATLALTHIENYDTLILSSGDSDLLDAVEYITEKNKQFELLVFKNGVSTDLQCRADRIWWIDDFAQEVAREPRPVAP, from the coding sequence ATGACCAATCGAAGACTGTGGCTGATTGATGCCGGGTATATGTACAGAGGCCAATCCTACTACAATAGGGAATATAGCATCGACTACGTCAAACTGCGCAACAAATTGGAAGCCGAAAGCCCTATTTGGCGCGCCTATTATCTCAACTCCGTGCCCAATCCCACCCCCGATTCCCAGGTTGCTTTCTACAATTGGATGCGCTCCGCCCCGCCCCAGGGACCGAAAATCATCACCAAGCTCTACGAACTGCGCACCAGCGAAATCGGCGAGCTCTACTGCGAACAGTGCCGTCGCAAGGTTCCCATCACCTGCTCCCATGACCGGACCCATCGCCTGAGCCGCGAACAGCAAAAAGGCGTGGACGTCGGCCTGGCCACCCTGGCCCTGACCCATATTGAGAACTATGACACCTTGATCCTCTCCTCCGGCGACAGCGATCTTTTGGACGCCGTGGAATACATTACGGAAAAAAACAAACAGTTCGAGTTGCTCGTCTTTAAAAACGGCGTCTCCACTGATCTCCAGTGCCGGGCCGACCGCATCTGGTGGATCGACGACTTTGCCCAGGAAGTCGCCCGCGAACCCAGGCCCGTGGCCCCATAG
- a CDS encoding iron-sulfur cluster assembly scaffold protein yields the protein MPTSPDADTLDMMLDVFEEEQQADLVARFGERGYAIWRDAPDRARLSEPTSVGTVKGSCGDTISIAIAVAGERIVATDFNTDGCASSLIAAATAARLAAGTSLDEAVDIDEAAIVAAVGRFPDDDRHCAYLAAAAVREAVHHWMIHSGALADGQHTEQSPSA from the coding sequence ATGCCGACTAGCCCCGACGCCGACACCCTGGACATGATGCTCGACGTCTTTGAGGAGGAGCAGCAGGCCGATCTCGTGGCCCGCTTCGGCGAGCGCGGCTACGCCATCTGGCGCGACGCCCCGGACCGCGCCCGGCTGAGCGAACCGACCAGCGTCGGCACGGTCAAGGGCTCCTGCGGCGACACCATTTCCATTGCCATTGCCGTGGCCGGCGAGCGCATTGTGGCCACGGATTTCAATACCGACGGCTGCGCCTCAAGCCTCATCGCCGCCGCCACCGCCGCCCGACTGGCCGCCGGCACCTCGCTCGACGAGGCCGTGGACATCGACGAAGCCGCCATTGTGGCTGCCGTTGGCCGGTTTCCCGACGACGACCGCCACTGCGCCTATCTGGCTGCCGCAGCCGTGCGCGAGGCCGTGCACCACTGGATGATCCACAGCGGGGCGCTGGCCGACGGGCAACACACCGAACAATCGCCTTCTGCCTAG
- a CDS encoding phenylacetate--CoA ligase family protein, with protein sequence MRECFEPKFETMDRRDLAQLQLERLQETLTRVARNVPLYRKRFAELGVDPETFSDLADVRRLPFTTKADLREAYPYGLFAVPLRDVVRLHASSGTSGKPVVAGYTRNDIKAWSRLVARVMVAAGVSRDDVVQIALGYGLFTGGMGFHYGAETVGAAVIPASSGGTRRQVTIMQDYRTSVFVATPSYALYLAETLDAMNVNVNALSLRYGLFGAETWTEAMRAAIEDRLKVTATDNYGLSEIMGPGVAGECLEKAGMHVSEDHFLIEIVDPATGEPLADGEEGELVITTLAKEAFPMIRFRTGDISRIIPEPCPCGRTMRRISRILGRCDDMLIIRGVNVFPSRVEALLLEVEGVTPNYRIVLTRQGALDQALVEVEPTEGLLFDRVSEHQALLEKLERRLASELGVGLAVRFVEPGSLTRSEEGKTIRVADRRGLLLSGK encoded by the coding sequence ATGCGCGAATGCTTTGAGCCAAAATTCGAGACCATGGACCGCCGGGACTTGGCCCAGCTGCAACTGGAACGGTTGCAGGAGACGCTCACCCGCGTGGCTCGCAATGTGCCGTTGTATCGCAAGCGCTTTGCCGAGCTTGGCGTCGATCCCGAAACCTTCTCCGATCTGGCCGATGTGCGCCGCCTGCCCTTTACCACCAAGGCCGATCTGCGCGAGGCCTATCCGTACGGGCTTTTCGCCGTGCCGCTGCGCGACGTGGTGCGCCTGCATGCCTCGTCGGGCACCTCGGGCAAACCCGTGGTGGCCGGCTACACCCGAAACGACATCAAGGCTTGGTCGCGCCTCGTGGCCCGGGTCATGGTGGCGGCCGGCGTGTCCCGCGACGACGTGGTGCAGATTGCGCTCGGCTACGGCCTTTTCACCGGCGGCATGGGCTTTCACTACGGAGCCGAGACAGTCGGCGCAGCCGTCATCCCGGCCTCCAGCGGCGGCACCCGGCGGCAGGTCACCATCATGCAGGACTACCGCACCTCGGTGTTCGTGGCCACCCCGAGCTACGCCCTGTATCTGGCCGAGACGCTCGACGCCATGAACGTCAACGTCAATGCCTTGAGCCTTCGTTACGGGCTGTTCGGGGCCGAGACCTGGACTGAGGCCATGCGCGCGGCCATCGAAGACCGGCTCAAGGTGACGGCCACGGACAACTACGGCCTAAGCGAAATCATGGGCCCGGGCGTGGCCGGCGAATGCCTGGAAAAAGCCGGCATGCACGTCAGCGAAGACCATTTCCTGATCGAAATCGTCGATCCGGCCACCGGCGAACCGCTGGCCGACGGCGAGGAAGGCGAACTGGTCATCACCACCCTGGCCAAGGAAGCCTTTCCCATGATCCGGTTTCGCACCGGCGACATCAGCCGCATCATCCCCGAGCCCTGCCCCTGCGGCCGCACCATGCGCCGCATCAGCCGCATCCTTGGGCGTTGCGACGACATGCTCATCATCCGGGGCGTCAACGTCTTCCCGTCCCGGGTCGAGGCGCTTTTGCTCGAAGTCGAAGGCGTCACCCCCAACTACCGCATCGTGCTCACCCGGCAGGGCGCTCTGGACCAGGCACTCGTCGAGGTGGAGCCGACCGAAGGCCTGCTCTTCGACCGCGTTTCCGAACACCAGGCCCTGCTCGAAAAACTCGAACGCCGGCTGGCCTCGGAACTCGGCGTCGGCTTGGCCGTGCGCTTCGTCGAACCAGGCAGCCTCACGCGCAGCGAGGAAGGCAAGACCATCCGCGTCGCCGACCGGCGCGGGCTGCTGCTGTCGGGGAAGTAG